GGTTACGTGTCGCACTGTAACTAATTTTGTCTACAGCTCTTCTTGCCACTAGGTGGCAAGTCTCTCGGATACGAGGGTCCTATTACGTCGCTATTATCCCAATGTCTTATTCCGTCGCCAAGTAACATAGATTAAACAAAAATTCGGCGAACTTAAAAGATAGGTTTTATTTACATGCAtacataatttcatataaatatttcgacTGTAGTGTTCAGAATTATAGtcgtttataaataatctaGCATCAAATTTTCTTTTCAGGTTACATGATAATTACCTTCGGATTGATTTTGGGCAGAGTATTCCAAGAGATTCCGAGAGGAAGAAGAATACTTGAGGGTTTTTTTCTTGGGTTTGGCATGCTGTTCTTTTTAGTACTAGGTGAGATAAATTtggatatacttattatgtaattaaatagttaattatccTCAACTTAGGCCCTTTTTATTTAGTACaggaacgaaataaaaaaaaatctaaaatggtTTAACaatcaaacaatttaatattattaatattgtcagTTTTAAAATACTTGATCTGGAACCTTACTACAGACACGGTGTTTAGATTGTCCACAGCAggtttttataattcttatttgtttttacagGAGGTTTGGAATTAGCGTCACTCGATTCTGTACCGCACAAACTTATAGTAAACGCAGCCGTGCTTGGAAGCCTGTCTCTAGCTGTGGCTGCGCTATTTTTAATCGATTTAATGGGACCAAGGATCTACTATGCAACTAGGCCAGCACAAACAGATCCATTGGTTAGTATTGTCTCTTCTCCCAAATCTGAAAAGAAGGTTTCGATCGTCGCGTCACCTCCAGTTAACGGACTGTTACCAGGCGATAAACAGAACGGTCATGTCCCACCAGAAAGACCGAAAAATTTAGACTTGGAAAAGAACAAGCCAGACACTGATTTTGAGAAGAATAAGGCAGAGACGGACTTGTTCGAAGAACCCAAATTGAGTTACACGAAATTTGACGATGTTGAAAAAGATGTTTTAGAGAAATCAAAGTTTGGGTCCGTGAGGAATGGTGTTGAAGGAGGCAATTATGTGAGGCTATCGGATCCTTTGTCGGAACCAGATCGATTACATTACGAACGAGAACTAGCAAAATTTAATGAGAGGTATTTCAGGGACTACTTGGATAATTTTGCTGGAAAACTCTctgttaaagaaaattatttgccAGAACTGCAAACACCAGTTTTCGCTAAAGTGAAACCTGGCCGTTTGAGAAGTTTAAATGAAGAAATATCACCCTCATACGAACAAAAGGATAGATCGAAATCTCCTTCTAAAGCGAAACAAGTCAGTACCCCGACATTACAGCAGTTAGAAGACTATTTGAGGGGCTTCGGGCGTTCGAAGCGAGCTGATACTCCAGCTTTATTCCCCATGGAACCAATTGAAGAAAAAGAACCGACAGATACGGAAGGTAGGGCTTCGGGCACACCTACAGATCCTGGATTCGTACAATACACGGCTAATAGATGGCCAGATAAAAGGGATTTACGAACTCCGAGACACAGCCCGTCATAATAAAGACAACTTTATCTTGGTAATGACTGATGAATTTTGGATCCACCTAGTGTGCATGTGTTAAATTGGTGTGCCATGGTAACGTATATTTTTATCGGaaaaactatgaaataaaaaactgtgTATGATTAATTgactatttataattgtatggtttaatttatatgaaCGATTATTTGTGCTTCCGATGAAAATCTGACCTTTTTGCCGCCATAGCAATGTGTGTGTTTGAGAGatttacgtcaagatttaatatagtttttaaatacactAACGTAAAACAAATGTCTAATGTGTTTTAATTAGTCCCAAAAACTTCAATTGTGatgtggtttttatttttcccACCAGAAAATATGTTTGGAAACAAAAGAATTAACGAGTTATGAAGGTAATGACTTGTTTTCACGGATCCTAGTGGCTCGCAGGAAGTTCGTTGGTCTGTGTCGGTCCACACGTTTAAGTGGTAAATtacagttaatttaaaaataatgattttgtgtgtCACACGCGTGTAGATGGAAGTCGGTTATCCTTGTCCATGACAACGCATGGCCCTAAATCACGTCTCTTATGTTCTGTGGTCatcgtaattaaaataatataaaatgtttaatggaTATTTTTCACTGTACGTGTTTATTCAACACGTGAAAGTAGTCAGATTATTTACCTAACGCCAACTGTGCGTTTCATAAGTATTTTCTATGTCTATGTTCCTAAGTTGAGTGGCTCCTTTTTCCATCATacataggtatttttaaaagtactgACATATTATAAGTTTTCACTTTATTAAACAGGCTTTGTAAAACTTGTGAAGTAAAAACAATGTTTGCAAAGCAGCTCCCATAGAGGTGCGTGGATGTTATGCGAAATAAGCAAGTCCTAGGTGCTTGTTGGTAATTTGTAGAGGTAAGAATTGTGATAGGATTACTTATGGCGTTCAATAGGCTATTACTAAaggaatttttataattaactacatAAGTATGTAATTTAAGGCATAGgggttgttaattataaatgtaatattttgatatattaaacgTAACGTGCCGTTTGAAAAACGACTgttcagtatttatttatttacaatcacGGAGTCATCGTTTGAGGGCAGTTACTTCCCTCACTTGAATGAATCTCAGCCTTAGAACGCGATGTTAATGAGAAAGACCTTTGTCGTATCGCACGCTCCATTGAATCGGCGGCGCTGTCGAAACGAATTAGTAATGTTAGCGAATGTCAAGAACGCATTGTGTGTTTACCATGACAGTTCATGGATTAACAATAGGTACTGTGCGGAGGTGGTTGTTCAAGTAAGTAAGGTTGGTTTTCTGTGTTGAATCGTCACACCGCTGCCCACAGGTATCTTATAGTGAAAATGGCTAAGTGTTTAGGTAGTTTTTGGCGTAATCACCTTATGTGGGTTGATAGCTGCATACACCTTAAATcttttatggaaaatatttcgGTAGGTGGATTTCCCCACGAATTTTTTCTTCACCACATAAACGAATGATAATGAACGATGTTTATTATCGTTCGTTTATGCGGTCAAAACTTCTGAGAGTCAGCGATTTGGTCCCTGGACTCGAACCCAAAAGCTCTTTATCATTAGTTCGTCCTATCCTCTTAATCGGCTTATTCCCATGGTAGATAATACCCTATTCTTTCAATAGTGTACTACGTAGTAGGCAGAGTTGAGATAAGTTCAGTAAACGTCCTCAAGTTAGCTCAgcatatttaattttcactaccatttatagtataaaagtagcttttgtttttaaaagaagTACTTACTTCGTAGaccataaaacatttaaaaaatagtacTAATGCTCAGTATTCActaatgttttagtttaatgAGCTGTTAAAAAGTGTGACTTGTTCAGATAACAATCGCGTTAGCTAATGTCTGTAGCGCACATAAAAGGTATGTCTTCCATTAAAAAGAAGTAGGTATAGGTAGAGTTGAGCAACACCTTTTtcgattttgtaaatatgtgaTTGATTACT
This genomic window from Manduca sexta isolate Smith_Timp_Sample1 chromosome 12, JHU_Msex_v1.0, whole genome shotgun sequence contains:
- the LOC115444828 gene encoding uncharacterized protein LOC115444828: MAVFDKWVALKILEFLFCVACLVTRRVSQDDEARLALLLQKLSREWSLLTSVTWDSVGGAFADAVYGGYMIITFGLILGRVFQEIPRGRRILEGFFLGFGMLFFLVLGGLELASLDSVPHKLIVNAAVLGSLSLAVAALFLIDLMGPRIYYATRPAQTDPLVSIVSSPKSEKKVSIVASPPVNGLLPGDKQNGHVPPERPKNLDLEKNKPDTDFEKNKAETDLFEEPKLSYTKFDDVEKDVLEKSKFGSVRNGVEGGNYVRLSDPLSEPDRLHYERELAKFNERYFRDYLDNFAGKLSVKENYLPELQTPVFAKVKPGRLRSLNEEISPSYEQKDRSKSPSKAKQVSTPTLQQLEDYLRGFGRSKRADTPALFPMEPIEEKEPTDTEGRASGTPTDPGFVQYTANRWPDKRDLRTPRHSPS